Within Pseudomonas cichorii, the genomic segment GCAATTGTTCTGTCGGCATGATGGGTTCCGTATACAAGAGAAGGCCTTCGCGAATGAGTTCGCCTCTACAGCAAGAGCGTTCTTCGCGAAGGCTGGGCGATCACGCCTCTTGGTAGCTTTCGATGGACGGGCAGGCGCAGACCAGATTGCGGTCGCCGAACACGTTGTCGACACGGCCCACAGGTGGCCAGTATTTGCCTTCGATCAGCGACTCGACCGGGTACACGGCCTGCTCGCGGCTGTACGGATGGCTCCATTGACCGGCGATTTCCGCAGCAGTGTGCGGCGCGTTTTTCAGCGGGTTGTCATCCTTGTCCAGGGTGCCGTTTTCGACAGCGTGGATTTCCTCGCGGATCTTGATCATGGCCTCGCAGAAACGATCCAGTTCTTCCTTGGATTCGCTCTCGGTCGGCTCGATCATCAGGGTGCCGGCCACCGGGAACGACATGGTCGGTGCGTGGAAGCCGAAGTCGATCAGGCGCTTGGCGACGTCATCGACGCTGATGCCACTGGTTTCCTTGAGCGGGCGCAGGTCCAGGATGCATTCGTGGGCCACCAGACCGTTGCTGCCGGTGTAGAGCACCGGGTAATGATCTTCCAGGCGACGGGAGATGTAGTTGGCGTTGAGGATCGCCAGTTGCGAAGCGCGCTTGAGGCCTTCGCCGCCCATCATGCGAATGTACATCCAAGTGATGGGCAGAATGCTCGCGCTGCCGAACGGTGCTGCGCAGACTGCGCCTTCCTTGCGCTCCATCTGGCCGTGGCCGGGCAGGAACGGTGTCAGGTGCGACTTCACGCCAATCGGGCCGACGCCCGGGCCGCCACCGCCATGGGGAATGCAGAAGGTCTTGTGCAGGTTCAGGTGCGAAACGTCGCCGCCGAACTTGCCTGGTGCGCAGAGGCCGACCATGGCATTCATGTTGGCGCCGTCGATGTAAACCTGGCCGCCGTTGTCATGGATGATGCCGCAGATTTCACGGATGCCTTCTTCAAACACGCCATGGGTCGACGGGTAGGTGATCATCAGGGCCGCGAGTTGATCGCGATGCTCGACGGCCTTGGCGCGCAGGTCTTCGATATCGACGTTGCCGCGTGCGTCGCAGGCGGTCACTACCACGCGCATGCCGGCCATGTGGGCGGTGGCCGGGTTGGTGCCGTGGGCGGACGACGGAATCAGGCAGATGTCGCGGGCTTCATCGCCACGGCTCTGGTGGTAGGCACGGATCGCCAGCAGGCCGGCGTATTCACCCTGAGAGCCCGCGTTGGGTTGCAGGGAAATGGCATCGTAGCCGGTGGCGGCGCAGAGCATCGTTTCCAGTTCGCTGGTCAGTTGCTGGTAACCGGCGCTTTGCTCGGCTGGCGCGAACGGGTGCAGGTTGCCGAACTCGGCCCAGGTGACCGGGATCATTTCGCTGGCAGCATTGAGCTTCATGGTGCAGGAGCCTAGCGGAATCATGGTGCGGTCCAGCGCCAGATCCTTGTCGGCCAGCTTGCGCAGGTAACGCATCAGCTCGGTTTCGGAGTGATAGCGATTGAAGACCGGATGGCTGAGGATCGCCGATTGACGCGCCAGGGCCTTGGGCAGATACGACTTGGCACTGGAAGCCAGGGTTGCGAAGTCCGGCAGGGTCTGACCGTCGGCAGCAAAGATCGTCCACAGGGTTTCGACCGCCGACTGCGAGGTGGTTTCGTCGAAGGACAGGCCCAGGTATTCGGCGTTGATTTCACGCAGGTTGATATGGTGTGCGCGTGCCTTGGTGTGCAGCGAGGCGGTCTTGGCGCCGGTGTTTATGGTCAGACTGTCGAAGAAGAATTCCTGCTCGATTTTCAGACCCAGTTGGCTCAGGCCTTCTGCGAAGATCGCAGTCATGCGATGCACGCGGTTGGCGATTTGCGTCAGGCCGGCAGGCCCGTGGTAGACGGCATACATGCTGGCGATGTTGGCCAGCAGCACTTGTGCGGTGCAGATGTTGCTGGTGGCTTTCTCGCGACGGATATGTTGCTCGCGGGTCTGCATGGCCAGACGCAGTGCCTGCTTGCCATGGCGATCCACCGAGACACCGACCAGACGGCCCGGCATGTCACGCTTGAACGCATCGCGGGTGGAGAAGTACGCCGCATGCGGGCCACCGAAGCCCAGCGGCACGCCGAAACGCTGGGCGCTGCCGATGGCTACGTCTGCGCCGAATTCGCCCGGTGGCGTCAGCAGGGTCAGGGCCAGCAGGTCGGCGGCCACCGCCACCAGCGCGTTGGCGCTGTGGAAGCGTTCGATCAGTTCGCGGTAATCGAACACATCGCCATTGCTGGCCGGGTATTGCAGCAGCGCACCGAAGTAGTCGCTGACATCGCCCAGTTCTGCTTCATCGGCCACCACGACGGTAATGCCCAATGGCTCGGCGCGGGTGCGCAGCACGTCCAGGGTTTGTGGATGGCAGTGGGCCGAAGCGAAGAAGTGCTGGCTGCTTTTGTTCTTGCTCAGGCGCTTGCAGAAGGTCATGGCCTCCGCAGCGGCGGTGGCTTCATCCAGCAGCGAGGCGTTGGCAATCGGCAGGCCGGTGAGGTCGCTGATCAGGGTCTGGAAGTTGAGCAGCGATTCCAGGCGGCCCTGGGAAATCTCTGGCTGATACGGCGTGTAAGCGGTGTACCAGGCCGGGTTTTCCAGTAGGTTGCGCAGGATCGGAGCCGGGGTGTGAGTGTTGTAGTAACCCTGGCCGATGTAGGTCTTGAACAACTGGTTCTTGCTGGCGATGGCCTTGATCGATGCCAGGGCATCGGCTTCGCTCTGGCCGGCGGGCAGGTTCAGGACGCTGGTGCCCTTGATGCTCTGCGGGATCACGCTTTCGCTCAGTGCCTCGATAGAGTCGAAGCCCAGGGTTTGCAGCATGGCCTGTTCGTCACTGGCGCGAGGGCCGATGTGGCGGGCAATGAATTCGTTGGCGGTATTCAGGTCAGTCATGGCTCGCTCCTCAGGCTTCGGCGTTGGCTTTGATCAGTCGGTCGTAGGCGTCCTGATCCAGCAGGCCGTTAATGGCATTGGCGTCTTGCGGGATGAAGCGAAAGAACCAGCCTGCGCCCAGCGCATCTTCGTTGACCAGTTCGGGGGTGCTGTCGAGTTCGGCGTTGACGGCGACCACCTCGCCATCCAGCGGCATATTGATGCTGCTGGCGGCTTTCACCGATTCCACGACCGAGACTTCGGCGTGTTGAGTGTAGGTCTGTAATTCCGGAAGTTGCACGTAAACCACGTCACCGAGGGATTCCTGTGCATAAGGCGTGATGCCTACCGTGACACTGCCATCGGCTTCGGCCCGCAGCCATTCGTGCTCAACGGTGAATCGCAACTCGCTCATAACAACTCCTCAAGGGTAAAAGCCAGCGGCGTGCGCTGGTGCTATGAGAAGCTGTTTTGCAAGTTTGCGGCCAATATAGAATTTGTCTTTTAAATCAATAGCTTAAATTATTTATGGAAAGAGGTTTTTTTCAGGGCTGTAGCGAAATCGATACAGTAGCGGAGGGCTGCAAAATCCTCATGGGATCAAAGCCTTGCTGGTGGGGGACTGGAAGGGTTTGGAATGAATTCGTTACGGTGTAGTGATTTTGTTACGGTTGTTCGTGAATGAATTCGCTCCCACAAGCAAATTCATTCGCGAAAAGGCCAGCCATTACTTCCCTATCCCATACTTGCGCAACCGGTGCGCAATCGCGGTATGGGAGGTGTTCAGCCGTGCCGCCAGTTGCCGGGTCGAGGGGTGATCGGCATAAAGCTTCTGCAATAGTTCGCGCTCGAAATCCTCTACGGCCTGTTCAAGGCTGCCGACTTCGCCATCGTTCTGGCGAGCGACAGCGGTACCTGCTATATCCAGATCGCCGATGTCCACCACTGT encodes:
- the gcvP gene encoding aminomethyl-transferring glycine dehydrogenase; its protein translation is MTDLNTANEFIARHIGPRASDEQAMLQTLGFDSIEALSESVIPQSIKGTSVLNLPAGQSEADALASIKAIASKNQLFKTYIGQGYYNTHTPAPILRNLLENPAWYTAYTPYQPEISQGRLESLLNFQTLISDLTGLPIANASLLDEATAAAEAMTFCKRLSKNKSSQHFFASAHCHPQTLDVLRTRAEPLGITVVVADEAELGDVSDYFGALLQYPASNGDVFDYRELIERFHSANALVAVAADLLALTLLTPPGEFGADVAIGSAQRFGVPLGFGGPHAAYFSTRDAFKRDMPGRLVGVSVDRHGKQALRLAMQTREQHIRREKATSNICTAQVLLANIASMYAVYHGPAGLTQIANRVHRMTAIFAEGLSQLGLKIEQEFFFDSLTINTGAKTASLHTKARAHHINLREINAEYLGLSFDETTSQSAVETLWTIFAADGQTLPDFATLASSAKSYLPKALARQSAILSHPVFNRYHSETELMRYLRKLADKDLALDRTMIPLGSCTMKLNAASEMIPVTWAEFGNLHPFAPAEQSAGYQQLTSELETMLCAATGYDAISLQPNAGSQGEYAGLLAIRAYHQSRGDEARDICLIPSSAHGTNPATAHMAGMRVVVTACDARGNVDIEDLRAKAVEHRDQLAALMITYPSTHGVFEEGIREICGIIHDNGGQVYIDGANMNAMVGLCAPGKFGGDVSHLNLHKTFCIPHGGGGPGVGPIGVKSHLTPFLPGHGQMERKEGAVCAAPFGSASILPITWMYIRMMGGEGLKRASQLAILNANYISRRLEDHYPVLYTGSNGLVAHECILDLRPLKETSGISVDDVAKRLIDFGFHAPTMSFPVAGTLMIEPTESESKEELDRFCEAMIKIREEIHAVENGTLDKDDNPLKNAPHTAAEIAGQWSHPYSREQAVYPVESLIEGKYWPPVGRVDNVFGDRNLVCACPSIESYQEA
- the gcvH gene encoding glycine cleavage system protein GcvH; amino-acid sequence: MSELRFTVEHEWLRAEADGSVTVGITPYAQESLGDVVYVQLPELQTYTQHAEVSVVESVKAASSINMPLDGEVVAVNAELDSTPELVNEDALGAGWFFRFIPQDANAINGLLDQDAYDRLIKANAEA